The following coding sequences lie in one Arabidopsis thaliana chromosome 3, partial sequence genomic window:
- a CDS encoding Octicosapeptide/Phox/Bem1p family protein (Octicosapeptide/Phox/Bem1p family protein; CONTAINS InterPro DOMAIN/s: Octicosapeptide/Phox/Bem1p (InterPro:IPR000270); BEST Arabidopsis thaliana protein match is: Octicosapeptide/Phox/Bem1p family protein (TAIR:AT5G63130.1); Has 361 Blast hits to 361 proteins in 15 species: Archae - 0; Bacteria - 0; Metazoa - 0; Fungi - 0; Plants - 361; Viruses - 0; Other Eukaryotes - 0 (source: NCBI BLink).): protein MVAVAENQKTKNSLKFLCSYGGRILPRSIDGKLRYVGGFTRVLSVHHSISFTELTMKLEEFCGYSVELKCQLPNGDLETLISVKSDEDLVNIVEEYDRVYGGKIRAILSPPKQMSPRSSGGGGDLSPKSPFSVVASPSPPRYCVAPPTENLLSRFRMRTGEYSRCCNCRVPNRDSKLIWQ from the exons ATGGTGGCCGTAGCTGAGAATCAGAAAACGAAGAACAGTCTCAAGTTCCTCTGCAGTTACGGCGGAAGAATCCTCCCTCGTTCTATCGATGGAAAGCTCCGTTACGTCGGCGGTTTCACCAGAGTACTCTCCGTTCATCACTCTATCTCTTTCACAG AATTGACGATGAAGTTGGAGGAATTTTGTGGATACTCCGTTGAATTGAAGTGTCAATTACCAAATGGAGATCTCGAGACACTAATCTCCGTCAAATCGGACGAAGATCTGGTGAATATCGTTGAAGAATATGATCGTGTTTACGGAGGCAAGATCCGTGCGATTTTGTCGCCTCCTAAGCAGATGTCACCACGATCTAGCGGCGGCGGTGGAGATCTATCGCCGAAATCGCCGTTCTCCGTCGTGGCTTCTCCATCTCCGCCTCGGTATTGTGTGGCTCCGCCGACGGAGAATCTTCTCAGTAGATTCCGTATGAGAACTGGAGAATACTCTCGTTGCTGTAACTGCCGTGTTCCAAACAGAGACTCCAAGCTTATCTGGCAATAA